From Calditrichota bacterium, one genomic window encodes:
- a CDS encoding glycosyltransferase family 9 protein, whose amino-acid sequence MALKSILVSIRDLLLYFSDSVFKLFSTKSLKESNQIAIVRMDAIGDFLLWHGFASAIRKHYSESRITFICNKVVYDLVKTFPYFDTIIPINVKDFRNKLKYRYSVLKSLQNNQFEILLNPLYNRRENFIDAESVVRLLKAKSKIGYNGERPQSHYKFISDKWYSQLIDSDNKQLMELERNSEFNAAIGIPDIKPDQLLIPIQLIPDYKIESDNYYILFPGAGSTIRQWPVDKFAQIATEIYLKYKLTVVICGGPGDKDLAKHLTNQLDVPFIDKTGQTSLPEFMGIIKKSRFLIGNETSAVHMAALLKVPSVCLLGGGHYKRFIPFVWQGKELNFSPHPVIHKMDCFNCNWKCIYNLQNNPVAPCISKIASELVLKSISEFYINPNNEK is encoded by the coding sequence ATGGCATTAAAATCAATATTGGTTTCGATTCGGGATCTTCTACTTTATTTTTCTGATTCAGTATTTAAATTATTTTCCACCAAAAGTCTAAAAGAGTCTAATCAAATTGCAATAGTTAGGATGGATGCTATTGGTGACTTTTTACTTTGGCATGGTTTTGCATCTGCAATAAGAAAACACTATAGTGAGTCAAGAATCACTTTTATTTGTAACAAAGTAGTTTATGATCTTGTAAAAACTTTTCCCTATTTTGATACTATTATCCCGATTAATGTTAAAGATTTTCGCAATAAACTTAAATACAGGTATTCGGTTTTAAAGTCTTTACAAAACAATCAATTTGAAATTTTACTGAATCCGCTTTATAATCGCCGTGAAAATTTTATTGATGCTGAGTCCGTTGTACGTTTATTAAAAGCAAAAAGTAAAATTGGATATAATGGAGAAAGACCTCAATCTCATTATAAATTTATTAGCGATAAGTGGTATTCTCAATTAATCGATTCGGATAATAAACAATTAATGGAACTGGAAAGGAATTCAGAGTTCAACGCGGCTATAGGGATTCCAGACATAAAACCTGACCAATTACTAATACCTATCCAATTAATCCCTGATTATAAAATAGAAAGTGATAATTATTATATACTTTTCCCAGGCGCTGGTTCTACTATTCGGCAATGGCCGGTTGATAAGTTCGCTCAAATAGCAACTGAAATATATCTAAAATATAAGCTCACAGTTGTAATTTGCGGAGGGCCGGGTGATAAAGATTTAGCAAAGCATTTAACAAATCAATTAGACGTGCCGTTTATTGATAAGACGGGTCAAACATCTTTACCTGAATTTATGGGAATAATTAAAAAAAGCCGTTTTTTAATTGGCAATGAAACAAGTGCCGTTCATATGGCAGCATTGCTAAAAGTCCCTTCAGTTTGTCTGTTAGGTGGTGGGCATTATAAGCGTTTTATACCTTTTGTTTGGCAAGGGAAAGAACTTAACTTTTCTCCTCATCCTGTTATCCACAAAATGGATTGTTTTAATTGCAACTGGAAGTGTATTTATAACTTACAAAATAATCCTGTTGCCCCATGTATTTCCAAAATTGCTTCTGAATTGGTATTAAAAAGTATCTCTGAATTTTACATAAACCCAAATAATGAAAAGTAA
- a CDS encoding class I SAM-dependent methyltransferase: MNKYEIAYLFCESCSFIQTEDPYWLKESYESAINDSDTGIMNRNIYLSKITASLISFFFNKHGVFLDYAGGYGVFTRLMRDMGFDFYWSDPYCQNLLALGFEDEPTITKYDLLTSFETFEHLTDPLTEIQQMFEKTETVLFSTETFIKSPPKLKEWWYYGLDHGQHISIYSVQSLAKIANKINCSYYTNGKNIHLFSKQRLNPFYFKLACKLANKGIYKLGLKGLKNRAFDDMLLIRKNKIENI; the protein is encoded by the coding sequence ATGAATAAATATGAAATAGCATATTTGTTTTGTGAAAGTTGCAGTTTTATCCAAACAGAGGATCCATATTGGCTAAAAGAATCCTATGAATCAGCCATAAATGATTCTGATACCGGCATAATGAACAGAAATATTTATTTATCAAAAATTACTGCCTCATTAATCTCGTTTTTCTTTAATAAACATGGTGTTTTCCTGGATTATGCCGGGGGATATGGTGTTTTTACTAGATTAATGAGAGATATGGGTTTTGATTTTTATTGGTCTGATCCCTATTGTCAAAACCTTTTAGCCTTAGGTTTTGAAGATGAACCAACAATTACTAAATATGACTTACTTACTTCATTTGAAACTTTTGAACATTTGACAGATCCATTAACAGAGATTCAACAGATGTTTGAAAAGACAGAGACTGTTCTTTTTTCGACAGAAACATTTATTAAGTCACCACCAAAACTAAAAGAGTGGTGGTATTATGGGCTTGATCATGGTCAACATATAAGTATCTATAGTGTACAAAGCCTGGCAAAGATAGCAAATAAAATAAATTGTAGTTATTACACAAATGGTAAAAACATTCACTTGTTTAGTAAACAGCGACTAAATCCATTTTATTTTAAATTAGCGTGTAAGTTGGCAAATAAGGGTATTTATAAACTTGGCTTAAAAGGACTAAAAAACCGGGCTTTTGACGATATGCTTTTAATAAGAAAAAACAAGATAGAAAATATATAG